One Triticum dicoccoides isolate Atlit2015 ecotype Zavitan chromosome 4B, WEW_v2.0, whole genome shotgun sequence genomic window carries:
- the LOC119293859 gene encoding cytochrome b561 and DOMON domain-containing protein At5g48750-like has translation MARLLLVLVATTMLLLAAGATAQQHGCQNATFQAGRSFERCHTLPVLEASLYWTYHAANGTAEIAFRAQSNATGWVAWGINPSASGGMAGSNVFVASLGGSGAVSVLTTILKTTSPTLDNTTLSFAVPVPPTAEYAAGAYTIYVTVALPGNSTQQNTVWQAGPLSGGAIMAHLMSRPNLQSVKRQDFLSG, from the coding sequence ATGGCGCGGCTCCTCCTCGTACTCGTAGCCACCACCATGCTGCTGCTCGCCGCCGGCGCGACGGCCCAGCAGCACGGCTGCCAGAACGCGACGTTCCAGGCGGGCCGGTCGTTCGAGCGGTGCCACACCCTGCCCGTGCTCGAGGCCAGCCTATACTGGACGTACCACGCCGCGAACGGCACCGCGGAGATCGCGTTCCGCGCGCAGTCCAACGCCACCGGCTGGGTCGCCTGGGGCATCAACCCCAGCGCCAGCGGCGGCATGGCTGGCAGCAACGTCTTCGTCGCCTCGCTGGGCGGCAGCGGCGCCGTGTCCGTCCTCACCACCATCCTGAAGACCACGTCCCCCACGCTGGACAACACCACCCTCTCGTTCGCCGTGCCGGTGCCGCCCACCGCCGAGTACGCGGCCGGCGCGTACACGATCTACGTGACGGTGGCGCTGCCGGGGAACTCCACGCAGCAGAACACTGTGTGGCAGGCCGGCCCGCTCAGCGGCGGGGCCATAATGGCGCACTTGATGTCCAGGCCGAACTTGCAGAGCGTTAAGAGGCAGGACTTCCTGTCCGGCTAG